The Chloroflexota bacterium sequence ACGTAAGGCCGGCGGCCGCCGCCGCGCGAATCGAATAATTTGTCGGCGTTCGTCGGCCCGTCTATCACAACCGCATCACAGCGCTACATCAACCGATCGTAGCCGCGCATCCGCGTGCAGCGCACAATCTCCGCGCGGCTATGCTTGGAGTCAGCAAGATCCGAGGAGCAGTGCGTGTACGATCGATTCTCCATAGAACGACCGCGCATCACGTCGGCGCGGTCACGCAGGCCGACGCAGTCTGATGCCGAGCCCAGCGCGACCGGTCGCCTCGTGGCGATCATCCTCATCGTGCTCGTAGCCGGCGTTGGCTGGCTCGTTGCGCTGAGCCAAACCCGCATCGCCATCCCGGCCCGCACGACGGCGATCGCCTCGGCGCCGCCATTGGTTGAGTCTGCCCGTCGGTCCCCGCGGACCGACGCCGGTTCTTCAACGCCAAGGCAGGTCATCGCGAGCGAAGGCGCCGCCCCCGTCGCGGCGCCCATTACGGCCGGCGGGGCGAGCGCGGAGGCGTCCGCAGTCGCGCCATCGATTGCCGCTCCCATCGCGGAGTCGCCCCCGGCGTCGGCAAGCACTCCGGGCGCTCAGCCAGAGCGTGTGTCTGCGCCTGGCGCGGCGCCGAGCAGCCCGCCAATCGCACCGGTGATTGTCCGACACGTCGTCGGGCGCGGTGAGGACGTGTCTTCCATCGCGCGGGCGTACGGGATCGCCGCGCAGGATCTCGTCACAGCGAACGGGCTTCAGAGCACGGGCGTGGTCCAGCCCGGCCAGGTCGTCTACGTTCCGATGACGCCCGGCGTCGTGCACGCGGTTGAGCCGGGCCAGACGCTCGCGGAGATCTCGCAGCGGTTTGGCGTGAGTGTGGGCGTGATCTCAGCCACGAACGGGATCGACGATCCGGCGAAGCTCCAGGCGGGCCAGGTTTTGTTGATCCCTATTCACGGGCCCCAGGCTTCGGCGGACGAGGCCCGTCCGAACTTCAGCGCCGATGCGTCGTCGAATTCCGAAGGTTCGTCGCGCCGTCCGTGACCCGCATCAGTGGCGGCCATCGGTGGCGCTCTGAATGAGGTCGAGAAGCGCTGCGTGGAGGAGTCCATTGGACGCGAGGGTCGTGCCGCCGTAGACACTGGCCTCACCCTGAAAGTCGGTAAATCTCCCCCCGGCTTCCTCGACGATGAGTCGTGCCGCGGCCGTATCCCACGGGGCTTCGCCGATCATGACCACCGCGTCTACGCGGCCAGCCGCCAGCGCTCCGTATGAGTACAGGTCGAGAAATCCTGGGTTGTGATATGTGGACGCGATCAGCTGGCGGATGACCTCACCCCAGCCCCGCCGGGCGAACTCGGACTCGTTGGCGTAAACGACGTAGGCGCGATCGAGCTGCGACACGTCCGACACGTGGATTGGATTCCCGTTTAGGTCGGCCCCGTCGCCGCGTTGGGCCGCGAAGGTCTCTGCGAGCGCGGGCAGGTGGATGACGCCCGCCACGAGGTCGGCGTCACGCTCCAATGCGACACACGGTCCGAAAAAGGGGAGGCCGCGGACGAACTTCTTGGTCCCATCTAGCGGATCAACGATCCAGCGGCATCCATCGGCGACGGGCGTCAAGGGCGCGCCGGTCGTGTAGCTCTCCTCGGCAAGAAATTCACACCCCGGACACCGCTGGACGAGCACCTCTCGGATGATCCGCTCCGAATCGCGGTCCGTCGCGGTAACGGGAGTGTCGTCCGTCTTGAATTCGACCGCGTGCCATCGGCGGAATCGTCGGCGCTGGAGCCGGCCCGCGGCGCGCGCGGCCTCCAGCGCGGCGGTCAGCTCCGTCGACCGTAGCGGTGCGCTCAGCTCTGGCTCCCCCGACCGGATGCGCCCCGGCCATCCCCGTCTGACCCGGTCTTCGCCGGAAATGCGCACTGCGCGGATACGGGGCACGTCGAACAGCGCGGCCGTTGTGCCTTACAGATTTGGCGGCCATGGGTGATGAGGAGCATGTGGAACGCATACACGAGATCGGCCGGCACCGCGGCTTCGAGCGCCATGTGCGCCTGCTCCGCGCTCGTCTTGTCGCCAACCAGGCCAATTCGTTGGCTGACGCGGAGCACGTGCGTGTCGACGGGCATCGCAGGCTTGCCGCACGCGAAAAGCAGAACGCACGCCGCGGTCTTTGGCCCCACCCCGTCGAGCGATCGGAGAAACGCTCGACCTTCCTCCAGCGGGACGTCTCGCAGGTAGGAGAGGTCCAGCTCGCCGAGGCGGTCCGTAACGCTTCGCAGGATGTTCTGGATGCGGGCCGCCTTGATGTCCGCGAGCCCACCGGATCGAATCGCGTCCGCCACCTCCGAGACCGGGGCCCGGGCGACTGCGGTCCAATCCCCTCGGTACCGGTCCATGAGCTGAGCGAAGGCGCGATCGGAGTTCACGTCGGCAGTATTCTGGGAAAGCACGGTCTGAATCAGCTCGGACAGCGGGTCCTGAAGCGGGCGGGGACTCGGAGGCCCATAGAAGACCATCAGGCGATGGCAGATCTCGAGCGCGTGCTCACGGACGCGCTCGTCCTTTTCGGGACCGGCCGCGACGTCCGACCTCACTGCGACGTAGACGGGGCGGGCAGCCCGACGGTCGGCGTTGGCGTTTGGCTGGGCCTTGGCGTGGCGTCGGCGGCGGATTCCGATGCTCCCGCGACAGCTTCCGTTGGCGTTGCCGTCACCACTGGCGTTGGGATGGGCGGCTCGCTCACCAGCTTCTCGATATCGCCGACGAGCAGTGTGTTGATCGTGTGCAGCTCGCCGCGGCCCTCCACCATCGCGTAGTAGGCGGCACCGTTCGGCGTTTTTGATCCCACGAGCACGCGGATCGTCTTGCCGTCCTTCATGGACAGCGTCGCCTGGTCGGCAGCCGGCGAGAGGCCGTATTGCGCCAGGTCGCCGGGTTTGTCGGTAACCTTGGCCGAGCTGCGCAGCTTCACCAGACGATTGACGACGCTGCTCACGCGGCTCAGGTCCGCCTGATCGCCACTGTCGGCGAACTTCCAGCCAACGGGCTCCGCGCGCTCGAATGCCTGACTCCCCGCCGAGGTCTGAACGTCGAGCCGCTGCACGTCCGTGTCTTTGGCGTCGACGATGTACGTCGGGGCGCCCTCTGCGGCCGGCGCTGGCTGCGTCTTTTCGATGGCGAACACGCCGGCTGCCAGGACGGCGAATGCGACGACCATGAGGACGGTGTTACGGGCCATGGGTCAGCGCCGCATCCACCAGATCACGCCGCCCACGCCGAGGATGACGAGCGGGAAGAACACGGCGCTCGAGAAGAAAACAAAGTTGCCCTGCGCTGGCGTGAGAAAGACGGTGCGCTGCTGATCGATCCGTGGGCGGGTCGTGATGAGCTGGTCCGTCTGCGTAATCCAGTTCAGGGAGTTGAGAATGAAGTCGCGGTTTGCGATCTGCTGCTTGATGAGCCCATTGACGCCCATCTCTGAGCTGCCGATGATGACCGCTCGGTTCTTGACCTTCTTGTTGGGATCCTCGAACCCGGGGGGCGGCTCCTCGGCCGGTGGATTTTCGACTTGCTCGACCGCCACGGCCAAGGTGAGCGGCCCCTTCTTGTCTTCCCCATCGGTGTACTGGAGTTTGGAGCGGTCCGTCTCGAGCCACGACCGGTCACCAGAGGTCAGCGCCAGTCCGCTGATGTCCACACCCTTCTTGATCAGGTTGGGAATCTCGATGGAAGTAGAGAACGGCATCAGCGAGATGGTGCCCAGGTCTTTGACAATCGTGTGGAGTCCGTACCGCTGGACGATGATGGCGAGCGGATCCTGTCCGAGAGCGCTCACCGGGTCCACGGCCACGCCATCTCCGATGTTGAGGTCCCAGCGTTTGATCAGCTCGCCGACGTTCGAGTCGGTCTGGAGGGGGTCGACGAAGAGGAGAAGACGGCCGTTGCCGTCCAGGTAGTCGTTCAACGCCTTCAGCTCGTCGTCCAGCAACGCCGTCTTGGGGGCTGCGATGATGACCGCCTTGGCGTCGTCGGGCACTTTCCCCGTCGAGAGGAGGTTCAGCGATTCGACGACGTAGTTGTCCGCCTGGATTTGCGTTTTGAGGTCCGAATAGCCTTCGTCCTGGAAATTGTCGAGGTCTCGCTCGCCGTGTCCCGTCAGGTAGTACACCTTGAGCGGGGTTGGGTTGACCAGCTTCAACAGCGCGGTCGTGATGTGCGCCTCGTCAGTGGTGATGGAATCCTGCTTCGGATCGTCGGGCCCGGTCTTGCCGGCCCAACGAAATCGAATCGTGCCGTCGACGTTGACGCCGGCGAGCTTCGTTTCGGCCGGGTTCATGTTGAAGTCGACGGTCTCCCACGTGAGCATGCCGTTCGATCGCGCGGCGTACTCCTTCAAGAGATCTTCGACTTTCTGGGCGTCGGGCAGCGAGGAGGAGAAATAGGCGGTTGCGTGGACTGGTGCCGGCAGGTCTGCCAGGAGCTTGAGGGTCGCCTCTGAAAGGGAGAAGTCGCGCTGGGCAGTGAGGTCCCAGCGTTCGTGGTAGCGATTGGCCAGGACGTTGACGAGAGCCAGGATTCCGATCATGGCTAGGCACATGACAAACGCGTTCGATCCGTACTGCGATTCGCGGCTCGTAACGTTGCCCCAGGCTTTCGCCGGATCAATGGCGATGTACATACCGAAGCAGAGGATCGCCACAGCGAGCGCCAATCGGGAGAGGACGCTGAATTCCCCCGCGACGAGGGCCGAGCCCGCGGCGACCAGAAGGGCCAGCCCGCTCACGAGGGCCAGCGGCCCACGTGCCCGATCCAGCCAGCTCTGGTGCGTCATCGTTTGCTGAGGGATCATGGCGCAGCTCCTTTGCGCGGCTGGAGGACAGCCACCTGGCTCATCGCCATCGCCGGGCCGAGATGATCTGCGTCGTGATGAAAAGGCAAGCGATGATGACGGTCACGAAGAAGACGATGTCTTTGGTGTCGACGACGCCTCGAGGCATGTCCTCGAACCGCTTGGTGATGCTGACGTATTGAGCGACCTGGCCGGGGATGCCGGTGAACTGGCGCGAAAGCGAGTCGCTGAGCCACAGCAGGAGCAGCGTGACGAACGTCACCGCCGCGGCGATGATCTGGTTCTGTGTCAGCGCTGACGCCATCAAGCCAATGGCGAGAAACGCCATCCCCTGCAGCATGACGCCGAGGTACCCGCCGACCATGGGTCCCCGGTCTGGATTTCCGAACATGTTGAGGAGCAGTGGGAAGTAGAGGGTCATAGCCAGCATGAAGAGGAGGAAGACGACGCTGCCGAGATACTTCCCGAGAACCAGCTCGACGTCACGGATGGGCTGCGTGAGGAGCAGCTCGAGCGTGCCCGTGCGGGCCTCCTCCGCGATGAGGCGCATGGTCAGCAGCGGACCCGCCAGGAGGAAGGTGACGCTGAAGTTGTTCAGGACCGGTCGCAGGTCCGCCTGTCGACTCTGTGGAATGATGATTCCGAAAAGGAATCCCCACATCGCGATCATCACGGCGGTGACGACCCAGGCGACCGGCGACACAAAGTAGGAGCGAATCTCCCGCTCCGCGACCGCGGCGACATTACGAATCATTGGTTTTCAGACTCCAAGGAATTGACCACGCATGCGGGCCTGGCTCAGGCAGCGGCAGGCTCAGCGGTTACGAGCTGCACGAAGATCTCCTCGAGGCTGACCGAAGCGGGGCGCAGCTCGCGCAGGCCCCAGCCGCGCTGCACCACGGTTTGCGCGAGCTGTTCGCGGATGTCGCTGCCCAAGGCGCAGTCCACGGCGAACACGTGGCTATCGGTGCCATTGCCGCGGGCTTTCACCGTCAGAACTTCCGGGATCGCCTGGATCGCCGCCATGATGGCCTCGCACGGGCCGCGGACTTCGACTTCGAGGGAATCGGACCCGCGCATGCGTCGCTGGAGGTTTTCCGGCGTGTCGATCGCTGCGACTCGACCGCGGTTGATGATGATGACGCGCTGGCACGTCATCGAGACTTCGGGAAGGATGTGCGTGCTGAGAATGACGGTGTGGGCGCCCGCCAGGTCGCGGATGACTTGTCGCGTCTCGACGATCTGGCGCGGGTCCAAGCCCACGGTGGGCTCGTCGAGGATCAGGACTTCGGGGTCCGCGAGCAGCGCCTGCGCGAGGCCGACACGCTGGCGATACCCCTTGGAGAGCTTGCCGATCAGCCGATTCATGACATCGCCGATCTTGCACTTATCGGCGACGTCGTCGATGCGCGCGCGCCGTCTTCGCCCGTCTAAGCCCCGAATCTTGCCCATGAAGTGCAGATAGCTCTTTGGGGTCATTTCCGGATAGAGCGGAACCGTTTCGGGCATGTACCCGATGTGCTTTCGCGCCTCGAGCGAATCCTTGAAAACATCATGTCCCGCAACGGTCGCTCTGCCGCCAGTTGGGGGCATATAACCGGTCAGGATCCGCATTGTCGTCGTCTTCCCTGCGCCATTCGGCCCAAGGAAGCCGAGGATTTCGCCCTTGGGGACATCAAAGGAGATATCGTCGACCGCGGGGATACGACCGTAGTACTTCGAGAGGTGTTCAACGGTAATCAATGTAGCCTCGCCCGATTATATCAGGGAGCGATTCTTAAGGATAGCGCTCGAAATATTCCCGCAAGATGTCCATTGCCGGCGGCAGGGCGTCACTTGGACCCCCGCCGTGCTCGACGAACACGGTAACGGAGACGCGCGGGTTCTCCACCGGGGCATACGCGGTGAACCAGCCGTGGGTCGGACCAATGGCGCTCCCCCCGCGTGGGGCAGCATACTCGGCGGTGCCTGTCTTCCCTGCCACCCGCACTCCAATGTTGTTGTGCGGCTTTGCCTGCGACGTGTCCATGACCGCGGCCATGCCGTCGCGAATCGCCGAGATCGTTTCCGGTTTCAGCGTGACCTGGCGAAGCACCTGGGGCGTTGGGTCGTGCACCGGCTGGCCGTCTTCGTCGGCGACCGAGCGCACGACGTGGGGTCGGTAGAAGGTGCCCCCGGTCGCGATGGCGTTTGTCAGGTTCGCCACCTGGAGAGGGGTCGCCAGTACATCCCCCTGGCCGATGGCCATGTGATAGGTGTCGCCCGGCACCCACTCTTCGCCGATAGTCGCCTGCTTCCACGCGGGTGTGGGAACGCGGCCGGCCGCCTCGGACGATAGGTCGATGCCGGTCCGCTCTCCGTACCCGAGCATGCGGGCGTACCGGGCGATGCGGTCCGCCTTGAGCCCGTCAATGGGACCATACCCCCCACCCAGCGTGTAGAAATACACGTTGCACGACTGGGCGAGACCCTGAACGAAGTCCAGCACGCCCATGACGCCCCAGTCCGGAAGATACGTGGACGCCGACGGATTGTACGGGTTCGGAATCCGGAGCCCACCGTTGCAGTCGATCCGCGTATCTCGGGTTGCGACGCCCTCCTCAAGCGCGCCGATGCCGGTGACGAGCTTGAACGTTGACCCCGGCGGGTATTGCCCGGCTATGCTCCGGTCGAAGAGGGGCAGTCGCGGGTCTGACAGGAGATGGTTGATCTCCTGGTCGTTGTTGGGCATGGCGAACAGGTTGTTGTCGAACCCTGGGATAGAAACCATCGCCAGAATCTCGCCGTTGCGCGGGTCCATGACAATCGCTACGCCTGAGGAATCCTCGCCTACCTTTTTCTTCATCACGTCGTACACCGCGCGCTGCAGATCGGCATCGATGCTCAAGATAACCCGGTGGCCCGGTTCAGCGGCCTGCTCCTGCACCTCGCGAATCGGTCGCCCGGACACGTCGACTTCGACGAGCCTGGCGCCGGGATGGCCGTGAAGGTCCGCCTCGTAGGACTGCTCCACTCCGGTTGCCCCAACCCGCTCGTCGATCTGGTAACCGTCCGGTTTGTATCGCTTGGCGTATTCGTCCGGGGCGGGGAGGGCCGTGTAGCCGACGATGTGTGAGAAAATTGGGCCGTCGACGTACTGCCGGACCGTCGCGACCTGGATGTTGACGCCGGGCAGCGCCCAGCTCCGCTCCTCCAGCTGCAGCGCGGTTTCTCGCGGTACGTTCTCCATAATGGCGATGGGTGTGAACGATCGCGAATCGGCGGACTTCGACCGGAGCGTCTGCTCGATGTCTCCCACGGTCATGCCGAGGATGTCCGCCGTTTCTTTAAAGATCTGGCTTCGGCGGGCGGCAGGAACGTCGGCCTCTGTGATGGTGGCGACGAACGTCGGCGCATTGACGGCAAGCGGCGTCATGTTGCGGTCGTAGATGACCCCGCGTAGGGGCTGGATCGTCGTAGGACGCAGGCTATTGTCCTCCGCCGCAGCGCGATGGACGAGGTTGTCGACGATCTGTAAGCGCCAGAGCTGCACCGTCAGGACGGCAAACGCGAGGACCGTGACTGCGCGCGCGAGCAGGCTTCGCCGGTGCCGGGGTGGAGCATCGACCTGCTCCAGGCCCACCGATTCGTGGTTCACGCGTCACTTCCTTAGCTTTCGCCTTTTGATCGGCCACCGCAAATGGTAGCGAATTCTCCCCGTTACGAGAGGGCAAAGGGGGGGGTCCCCCCCTCGCCGCGTCAATAGGCGACCGCGTTGACGATGGCGGCGATCGGCTGACCGTTGTCGGCCACGACCGTCGCGGACCCGATGAATCCGTCCGGAAGCCCGCCAATGGCCGGCTGGAAATAGCTCTTGGCGGAGCCGGGTCCGATCACGTCCGACTGCACCAACAGCGCTGTGCCCGTCTGGCTGCGGTACGTAATCGTCAGGGCAGCTGCTTGCTGGCCGAGATTCTGCACCTGCAGGCCGGTATTTGCGCCCGCAACGTTTCGCATGAGCAATGGCGCGTAAAGGGTATTCTGGCCCGATGCCAGCACCTGATAGGTCGACGAGACGTTCCGATCGTAATTCACCTCGTTGACGAGGCCAGAGACGAGCTGCGCGTTGTCGACGGCGATGGTGGCAGAGCCCACGAAGCCGTCTGGGAGCCCAGGCGACGATGGCTGATAAAAGGTTCGCGACCCGCCCGGGTCGATGCTGCCGCGATCGCTGTACGAGTCGCCTGGCCCGTCCGTTCCCCGATACGTCACGGTCACGTGCGCGGTGTCCGCTCCCAGGTTTTGAATTTGCACCCCGGTGTTCCACGTGCCGTTCGTCCGCCTGTTCTTGAACACGACCGGCGCCACGAGATTGGTGCCACTGTTGAGGGGCGCAGTGTAGGCTGCCGCGTTGCCGATTGGGTTGGTTTCGAGGATCACCAGGGCAAGGGGCTGCGCGTCCTGGCTCGTCGCGGTCAGGCCGCCAACGAAATTGTCGGGGATGGCCGTCGTGTCTCGAAGACTGATCCGGCGGCTCGCCGCCGCCGGGATC is a genomic window containing:
- the nth gene encoding endonuclease III; this translates as MRSDVAAGPEKDERVREHALEICHRLMVFYGPPSPRPLQDPLSELIQTVLSQNTADVNSDRAFAQLMDRYRGDWTAVARAPVSEVADAIRSGGLADIKAARIQNILRSVTDRLGELDLSYLRDVPLEEGRAFLRSLDGVGPKTAACVLLFACGKPAMPVDTHVLRVSQRIGLVGDKTSAEQAHMALEAAVPADLVYAFHMLLITHGRQICKAQRPRCSTCPVSAQCAFPAKTGSDGDGRGASGRGSQS
- a CDS encoding DUF4340 domain-containing protein, whose protein sequence is MARNTVLMVVAFAVLAAGVFAIEKTQPAPAAEGAPTYIVDAKDTDVQRLDVQTSAGSQAFERAEPVGWKFADSGDQADLSRVSSVVNRLVKLRSSAKVTDKPGDLAQYGLSPAADQATLSMKDGKTIRVLVGSKTPNGAAYYAMVEGRGELHTINTLLVGDIEKLVSEPPIPTPVVTATPTEAVAGASESAADATPRPSQTPTPTVGLPAPSTSQ
- a CDS encoding LysM peptidoglycan-binding domain-containing protein; this translates as MYDRFSIERPRITSARSRRPTQSDAEPSATGRLVAIILIVLVAGVGWLVALSQTRIAIPARTTAIASAPPLVESARRSPRTDAGSSTPRQVIASEGAAPVAAPITAGGASAEASAVAPSIAAPIAESPPASASTPGAQPERVSAPGAAPSSPPIAPVIVRHVVGRGEDVSSIARAYGIAAQDLVTANGLQSTGVVQPGQVVYVPMTPGVVHAVEPGQTLAEISQRFGVSVGVISATNGIDDPAKLQAGQVLLIPIHGPQASADEARPNFSADASSNSEGSSRRP
- a CDS encoding ABC transporter permease subunit, whose protein sequence is MIRNVAAVAEREIRSYFVSPVAWVVTAVMIAMWGFLFGIIIPQSRQADLRPVLNNFSVTFLLAGPLLTMRLIAEEARTGTLELLLTQPIRDVELVLGKYLGSVVFLLFMLAMTLYFPLLLNMFGNPDRGPMVGGYLGVMLQGMAFLAIGLMASALTQNQIIAAAVTFVTLLLLWLSDSLSRQFTGIPGQVAQYVSITKRFEDMPRGVVDTKDIVFFVTVIIACLFITTQIISARRWR
- a CDS encoding ABC transporter ATP-binding protein, with product MITVEHLSKYYGRIPAVDDISFDVPKGEILGFLGPNGAGKTTTMRILTGYMPPTGGRATVAGHDVFKDSLEARKHIGYMPETVPLYPEMTPKSYLHFMGKIRGLDGRRRRARIDDVADKCKIGDVMNRLIGKLSKGYRQRVGLAQALLADPEVLILDEPTVGLDPRQIVETRQVIRDLAGAHTVILSTHILPEVSMTCQRVIIINRGRVAAIDTPENLQRRMRGSDSLEVEVRGPCEAIMAAIQAIPEVLTVKARGNGTDSHVFAVDCALGSDIREQLAQTVVQRGWGLRELRPASVSLEEIFVQLVTAEPAAA
- the mrdA gene encoding penicillin-binding protein 2 — its product is MNHESVGLEQVDAPPRHRRSLLARAVTVLAFAVLTVQLWRLQIVDNLVHRAAAEDNSLRPTTIQPLRGVIYDRNMTPLAVNAPTFVATITEADVPAARRSQIFKETADILGMTVGDIEQTLRSKSADSRSFTPIAIMENVPRETALQLEERSWALPGVNIQVATVRQYVDGPIFSHIVGYTALPAPDEYAKRYKPDGYQIDERVGATGVEQSYEADLHGHPGARLVEVDVSGRPIREVQEQAAEPGHRVILSIDADLQRAVYDVMKKKVGEDSSGVAIVMDPRNGEILAMVSIPGFDNNLFAMPNNDQEINHLLSDPRLPLFDRSIAGQYPPGSTFKLVTGIGALEEGVATRDTRIDCNGGLRIPNPYNPSASTYLPDWGVMGVLDFVQGLAQSCNVYFYTLGGGYGPIDGLKADRIARYARMLGYGERTGIDLSSEAAGRVPTPAWKQATIGEEWVPGDTYHMAIGQGDVLATPLQVANLTNAIATGGTFYRPHVVRSVADEDGQPVHDPTPQVLRQVTLKPETISAIRDGMAAVMDTSQAKPHNNIGVRVAGKTGTAEYAAPRGGSAIGPTHGWFTAYAPVENPRVSVTVFVEHGGGPSDALPPAMDILREYFERYP
- a CDS encoding Gldg family protein, encoding MIPQQTMTHQSWLDRARGPLALVSGLALLVAAGSALVAGEFSVLSRLALAVAILCFGMYIAIDPAKAWGNVTSRESQYGSNAFVMCLAMIGILALVNVLANRYHERWDLTAQRDFSLSEATLKLLADLPAPVHATAYFSSSLPDAQKVEDLLKEYAARSNGMLTWETVDFNMNPAETKLAGVNVDGTIRFRWAGKTGPDDPKQDSITTDEAHITTALLKLVNPTPLKVYYLTGHGERDLDNFQDEGYSDLKTQIQADNYVVESLNLLSTGKVPDDAKAVIIAAPKTALLDDELKALNDYLDGNGRLLLFVDPLQTDSNVGELIKRWDLNIGDGVAVDPVSALGQDPLAIIVQRYGLHTIVKDLGTISLMPFSTSIEIPNLIKKGVDISGLALTSGDRSWLETDRSKLQYTDGEDKKGPLTLAVAVEQVENPPAEEPPPGFEDPNKKVKNRAVIIGSSEMGVNGLIKQQIANRDFILNSLNWITQTDQLITTRPRIDQQRTVFLTPAQGNFVFFSSAVFFPLVILGVGGVIWWMRR
- a CDS encoding inositol monophosphatase family protein — encoded protein: MRISGEDRVRRGWPGRIRSGEPELSAPLRSTELTAALEAARAAGRLQRRRFRRWHAVEFKTDDTPVTATDRDSERIIREVLVQRCPGCEFLAEESYTTGAPLTPVADGCRWIVDPLDGTKKFVRGLPFFGPCVALERDADLVAGVIHLPALAETFAAQRGDGADLNGNPIHVSDVSQLDRAYVVYANESEFARRGWGEVIRQLIASTYHNPGFLDLYSYGALAAGRVDAVVMIGEAPWDTAAARLIVEEAGGRFTDFQGEASVYGGTTLASNGLLHAALLDLIQSATDGRH